The Porites lutea chromosome 4, jaPorLute2.1, whole genome shotgun sequence genome contains a region encoding:
- the LOC140933269 gene encoding solute carrier organic anion transporter family member 4A1-like gives MEAEDEKPNERDLLCGWRSFRPKVLQKLNTPKWFLVFLTIYSFMQGMIATGLTAAGLTSLEKRFKLSSKQSGMIIAANDVSALLLIIFISYFGGHRNKARWLGIGALVTSLGCLLFALPHLLVGKYTPLEIQRTGLGDTCLFNTTGTPSGVEKCTEAKGYTAWKYMLVFVGAKLLLGAGTTPLFTLGPAYIDENVSPKVAPMYLGVWFTATFFGPGIGYVAGGSLLNVWVDLIQPPGVDLTPDDPRWIGAWWLGYFFGGLLLLCTSIALLGYPKEMPGARERRMNAIREGLLPARDEHIQGRLKDILPATKAILTNKTFMFNTCAFCCTTLIATGLGPFVSKFIQSQFGKSSSTAGILSGIVIIPGTAGGIFLGSYLIKRVDVRKSCKIAAKYCFIFQFIGTWAVLTFLIPGCKTTLLAGISHPYPYNNRTLSEVDISAPCNSLCHCSGRDYDPVCGVDKVSYFSPCHAGCTVQVKDKEKMKKTNLLSIEKNYVNCRCIPSPETSVPYGSAKQGTCDRDCKNLIPFLFGAVVLLIFNFMNATPNKTVVLRCVPDNQRTYALGLQWLFLCMFGSMPGPVVFGAFIDKTCILWEETCSGRGSCLEYNNELLSYLLVAAGLFFQILSAALYFGSWFFCKSIDSTPAVPDVDHPSTPQLQHRLSPPQTPVPGFVFRQEKQATDQQADPEQEALAQAGPDSRSSSPVPGIARYSIDDDSVCLSFKTAGDESERRFLPQSESSI, from the exons ATGGAAGCGGAAGACGAGAAGCCAAACGAAAGGGATCTTTTGTGTGGCTGGAGGTCATTTCGACCGAAAGTTCTTCAGAAACTCAACACACCGAAATGGTTTCTTGTGTTTCTAACAATCTATTCCTTCATGCAAG GAATGATTGCAACTGGGCTGACAGCCGCGGGGCTCACTTCACTCGAAAAGAGATTTAAACTTAGCAGCAAACAATCCGGAATGATAATAGCAGCCAACGATGTATCGGCCCTTCTTCTCATTATTTTCATTAGCTACTTCGGAGGTCACAGAAACAAAGCCCGCTGGCTTGGCATAGGAGCCCTTGTAACTAGTCTCGGATGTCTTCTCTTCGCGCTTCCGCATCTCCTTGTGGGAAAATACACTCCTCTTGAGATTCAAAGAACTGGACTCGGGGACACCTGTTTGTTTAACACCACTGGAACTCCGAGCGGTGTCGAGAAATGTACCGAAGCGAAAGGGTACACGGCGTGGAAGTACATGTTAGTGTTTGTAGGTGCCAAGCTTCTTTTAGGTGCGGGGACCACGCCCTTGTTTACACTTGGTCCAGCCTACATTGACGAAAATGTGAGTCCCAAGGTGGCGCCCATGTACCTTGGGGTGTGGTTCACGGCCACGTTTTTTGGTCCAGGCATTGGTTATGTGGCTGGAGGATCGCTTCTTAACGTTTGGGTTGATCTTATACAG cCCCCTGGAGTTGACTTAACGCCCGATGATCCCCGCTGGATCGGGGCCTGGTGGCTAGGATACTTTTTCGGGGGCCTGCTGCTGTTGTGTACGTCTATAGCCCTGCTTGGTTACCCTAAAGAGATGCCGGGAGCCAGGGAACGAAGAATGAATGCAATCAGAGAGGGTCTTCTACCTGCTCGCGATGAACACATTCAAGGTCGACTGAAGGACATCTTACCCGCTACAAAAGCTATTCTAACTAACAAGACATTCATGTTTAACACCTGTGCATTTTGCTGTACTACACTCATCGCCACGGGTCTCGGACCTTTCGTCTCCAAGTTCATACAGTCACAATTCGGCAAGTCATCTTCAACGGCCG GAATTCTTTCCGGTATCGTAATTATCCCAGGGACCGCCGGTGGTATTTTCCTTGGGAGTTATCTTATCAAGAGAGTGGATGTAAGAAAGTCGTGTAAGATAGCCGCCAAGTATTGCTTCATTTTTCAATTCATCGGCACCTGGGCCGTGTTGACTTTCCTCATTCCCGGATGTAAGACCACGTTGCTCGCTGGAATCAGTCATCCGTATCCGTACAACAACAG GACCCTATCTGAAGTAGACATTTCAGCGCCATGTAATTCTCTTTGCCACTGTAGTGGTCGTGATTACGATCCCGTATGTGGAGTAGATAAAGTGTCGTATTTTTCTCCGTGTCACGCTGGATGCACGGTACAAGTCAAGGACAAAGAGAAGATGAAGAAGACCAACTTACTCTCCATTGAAAAG AATTATGTCAACTGTCGCTGCATCCCGTCCCCAGAGACAAGCGTTCCATATGGCTCTGCTAAACAAGGAACATGTGACCGCGATTGTAAGAACCTCATCCCCTTTCTTTTCGGTGCTGTAGTGCTGCTAATCTTCAACTTTATGAATGCCACACCCAACAAGACTGTCGTGTTAAG ATGTGTGCCAGACAATCAACGGACCTATGCTTTAGGGCTGCAGTGGTTGTTTCTGTGTATGTTTGGGTCCATGCCGGGTCCCGTGGTGTTTGGTGCATTCATAGACAAGACCTGTATTTTATGGGAGGAGACATGCAGTGGAAGAGGCAGTTGTCTTGAATACAACAACGAACTGCTCAGTTACCTGTTAGTTGCAGCTGGACTCTTCTTTCAAA TTCTTTCAGCGGCTCTTTACTTCGGTTCTTGGTTCTTCTGTAAGTCAATCGACTCAACCCCAGCGGTCCCGGATGTAGATCATCCCTCCACCCCACAGTTACAACATCGCCTAAGCCCTCCCCAGACGCCAGTACCAGGCTTTGTGTTCCGCCAAGAAAAACAGGCGACTGATCAGCAGGCTGATCCAGAACAGGAAGCTCTTGCGCAGGCTGGTCCTGACAGCAGAAGTTCTTCCCCAGTCCCTGGTATTGCGCGGTATTCCATTGATGATGACAGTGTTTGTCTGTCTTTCAAAACAGCTGGTGATGAGAGTGAGaggagatttttaccgcaaagCGAGTCGTCGATTTAA